In Deltaproteobacteria bacterium, the following proteins share a genomic window:
- a CDS encoding tagatose 1,6-diphosphate aldolase, whose amino-acid sequence MTKLSANKRAHLEKLANKKGIIAAAAMDQRGSLQKAIAKEKGLEPSQITPQMMAEFKTAVSKVLTPHASAILLDPEFGLEAAHARAKNAGLLLAYESTGYEQNTPGRVPRLIPNWTVSKSIEAGANAVKILLYYSPLEKPGINEVKHAWVERIGAECALHDIPYFLEFVGYPTGNEDEKGIEFAGLKPEVVKKSMEEFSKDRYRVDVLKVEVPVNMKFVKGAKACKGESAYDKEQAKDLFRKTAAVTKKPFIYLSAGVSDDEFRESLELAIESGVNFNGVLCGRATWKEGIPVYAKSGVKALEDWLSDRGIQNIQALNKVLEKGAKPWMEKVR is encoded by the coding sequence ATGACAAAACTTTCGGCAAATAAACGGGCCCATCTGGAAAAACTGGCCAACAAAAAAGGGATTATCGCCGCGGCGGCCATGGATCAGCGGGGGTCCCTTCAGAAGGCCATCGCCAAGGAAAAAGGGCTTGAACCCTCTCAAATAACCCCGCAAATGATGGCCGAGTTTAAGACGGCGGTCTCGAAGGTCTTAACCCCCCATGCCAGCGCCATTTTGCTTGACCCCGAATTTGGTCTGGAGGCGGCGCATGCCCGCGCCAAAAACGCCGGTCTTCTCCTGGCCTACGAATCGACCGGCTACGAGCAAAACACGCCGGGACGCGTTCCGCGGCTGATTCCCAACTGGACCGTCTCCAAATCGATTGAAGCGGGGGCCAATGCCGTTAAAATTCTTCTCTATTACAGCCCGCTCGAAAAACCGGGGATCAACGAAGTCAAGCATGCCTGGGTGGAGCGGATCGGTGCGGAATGCGCTTTGCATGACATCCCCTATTTTCTCGAATTTGTCGGTTATCCAACCGGCAATGAAGACGAAAAGGGGATTGAATTCGCCGGGCTGAAGCCGGAAGTTGTGAAGAAGAGCATGGAAGAATTTTCCAAAGACCGTTACCGGGTCGATGTGTTGAAGGTGGAAGTTCCGGTGAACATGAAATTCGTGAAGGGGGCCAAGGCCTGCAAAGGGGAATCGGCTTACGATAAGGAACAAGCCAAAGATTTGTTTCGAAAAACCGCCGCCGTAACAAAGAAGCCATTTATCTATCTTTCCGCCGGCGTTTCCGACGATGAATTCCGCGAGAGTTTGGAGTTGGCGATTGAATCAGGGGTTAATTTCAACGGCGTCCTCTGCGGCCGAGCCACCTGGAAGGAAGGGATTCCGGTCTACGCCAAATCGGGCGTCAAAGCCCTGGAGGACTGGCTCTCCGACAGGGGCATCCAGAACATCCAGGCCTTGAACAAGGTACTCGAAAAAGGGGCAAAACCGTGGATGGAGAAAGTTCGTTAG
- a CDS encoding glycosyltransferase family 39 protein, with protein sequence MSKVFDRLFEKKIRFFVVLFFLSVFLRISSFYYTFLDMDESQFAGFAHVLMDGGLPYKDSLDTKPPLIHLFYAACFTLFGKYNMMGVHFAGLLVALGVSLTLYRIAKENGNEREGYFAALFFAVFSTTYFPKFIATGITSVIVLPLALSIYFWLRGDRVLDLADDFLAGFFVGLAFLLKYQAGIQLVVIFSFLLFSLRFKKEEPSTFLIRSLVFLGGFVVPLGMTFGILWAIGVWPDFVRWSLLGSLKYIQAGQETIPVFKNLILG encoded by the coding sequence ATGTCAAAAGTCTTTGACCGGCTTTTTGAAAAAAAAATCCGCTTTTTTGTCGTCCTTTTTTTCCTTTCCGTCTTTCTCCGCATTTCCTCCTTCTACTACACTTTTCTCGACATGGATGAATCACAGTTCGCCGGCTTTGCGCATGTGCTGATGGACGGCGGGCTTCCGTACAAGGACAGCCTTGACACCAAGCCGCCGCTTATCCACCTTTTTTACGCCGCCTGTTTCACCCTGTTTGGAAAATACAACATGATGGGGGTTCATTTTGCCGGCCTTCTGGTCGCACTGGGGGTAAGCCTCACCCTTTACCGCATCGCCAAAGAGAATGGAAACGAGAGAGAAGGTTATTTTGCCGCCCTTTTCTTCGCTGTTTTTTCCACAACCTATTTCCCCAAGTTCATCGCCACCGGCATCACGTCGGTGATAGTTTTGCCGCTTGCCCTTTCAATTTATTTCTGGCTTCGCGGGGACAGGGTTCTGGATCTCGCGGACGACTTCCTCGCCGGTTTTTTTGTGGGGCTTGCTTTTTTGTTGAAATATCAGGCGGGCATCCAGCTGGTCGTCATCTTTTCATTTCTCCTTTTTTCCCTGCGGTTCAAAAAGGAGGAACCATCAACTTTTCTTATTCGTTCTCTGGTTTTTTTGGGAGGCTTTGTGGTTCCGTTGGGAATGACGTTCGGAATTCTCTGGGCCATCGGCGTTTGGCCCGATTTTGTCCGGTGGAGCCTTTTGGGGAGTCTTAAATATATTCAGGCGGGGCAAGAGACAATCCCTGTTTTTAAAAATCTGATTCTGGGG